The Lonsdalea populi genome window below encodes:
- the tolC gene encoding outer membrane channel protein TolC, producing the protein MKKLLPLLIGLGLSGFSFMSQAEDLLQIYQQAKTTNPDLRSSAATRDAAFEKINEARSPLLPQLGLGADYTYTSGFRDSKDVNNNVKSASLQLTQTLFDMSKWRALTLQEKQAGIEDVTYQTAQQTLLLNSATAYFNVLRAIDSLSYVTAQKASIYRELDQTTQRYNVGLVAITDVQNARAQYDSVLASEVTARNALDNYMEVLRQVTGNVYPELASVNTANFAAQKPEPINTLMKTAESRNLSLLSSRLSQDLAREQIRSSQTGYMPTLDLSASTGVSNTRYSGSRSAEGSFNDSDVGQNQVGLSFSLPLYSGGATNSQVKQAQHNYVAASENLESAHRSMVQTLRSSYNNISASISSIAAYKQAVVSAQSSLDAMEAGYQVGTRTIVDVLDATTTLYNAKQQLSSARYDYLINQLNLKYALGTLNENDLRALNATLGKPVSTTPAPTEDDSTRTVFAAGH; encoded by the coding sequence ATGAAGAAATTGCTCCCTCTTCTTATCGGCTTGGGTCTGAGCGGCTTCAGCTTTATGAGCCAGGCGGAAGATCTGCTACAGATTTATCAGCAGGCTAAAACGACAAACCCCGATTTACGCAGTTCTGCAGCGACTCGTGACGCCGCCTTTGAAAAAATCAACGAAGCGCGTTCTCCCTTGTTGCCGCAATTAGGTCTGGGTGCGGATTATACCTATACCAGCGGTTTCCGTGACAGCAAAGACGTGAATAACAACGTGAAGAGCGCCTCGCTGCAACTGACCCAAACCCTGTTTGACATGTCCAAGTGGCGCGCGCTGACGCTGCAGGAAAAACAGGCCGGTATCGAAGACGTCACCTATCAAACAGCGCAGCAAACGCTGCTGCTGAATTCCGCCACCGCCTATTTTAACGTGCTGCGAGCGATTGATTCACTGTCTTACGTCACCGCCCAGAAAGCCTCTATTTATCGCGAACTGGATCAAACCACTCAGCGCTATAACGTCGGTCTGGTCGCCATCACCGACGTGCAGAATGCCCGTGCACAGTACGACAGCGTGCTGGCGAGCGAGGTCACCGCCCGCAATGCGCTGGACAACTATATGGAAGTGCTGCGTCAGGTGACCGGCAACGTCTATCCTGAACTGGCCAGCGTGAATACCGCCAACTTCGCGGCTCAAAAACCCGAGCCTATCAATACGCTGATGAAAACGGCGGAAAGCCGCAACCTGAGCCTGTTGTCCTCCCGTTTGAGCCAGGATCTGGCTCGCGAGCAAATTCGTTCCTCGCAGACCGGTTATATGCCGACGTTGGATCTATCCGCCTCAACCGGCGTGAGCAACACCCGTTATTCCGGGTCTCGCTCAGCGGAAGGCAGCTTCAACGACAGCGATGTCGGGCAGAATCAGGTCGGCCTGAGTTTCTCCCTTCCGCTGTACAGCGGAGGAGCGACCAACTCTCAGGTTAAACAAGCGCAGCATAACTATGTCGCCGCCAGCGAAAATCTGGAGAGCGCGCACCGCAGCATGGTTCAGACCCTGCGTTCGTCTTACAACAACATCTCTGCGTCCATCAGCAGCATCGCCGCCTATAAGCAGGCCGTCGTTTCCGCGCAAAGTTCTTTAGACGCCATGGAAGCCGGTTATCAGGTAGGGACGCGCACCATCGTTGACGTTCTGGATGCGACAACCACGCTGTATAACGCGAAACAGCAGCTATCCAGCGCACGTTACGACTATCTGATTAACCAGCTGAACTTGAAATATGCGCTGGGAACGCTGAACGAAAACGATCTGCGCGCGCTGAACGCCACGTTGGGCAAACCGGTATCCACGACACCGGCGCCGACCGAGGACGACAGCACCCGCACCGTTTTCGCGGCCGGTCACTGA
- a CDS encoding DUF1190 family protein yields MKRTRNINYDRFRKSWRRFPLAPLTLAMGSIFMLAGCEKTDETVSLYQNADDCTRANPSMKDQCTTTYNNALKEAEKTAPKYRSQEDCVAEFGEAQCIQTPATTASAQNSPAQAGMTAQPQESGSFWMPLMAGYMMGRMMGGGGYAQQPLFSPRSAASPANGQFVDASGKNYGSAATGRTITVPKTAMTPKPATTTTTMRGGFGESITRQQQQLRKERDNTASRSGSSYRSHNSMGG; encoded by the coding sequence ATGAAAAGAACACGCAACATCAACTATGATCGCTTCCGTAAAAGTTGGCGCCGCTTTCCTTTGGCACCGCTGACGCTGGCCATGGGGTCCATCTTTATGCTGGCGGGCTGCGAAAAGACGGATGAAACCGTGTCCCTCTATCAGAACGCGGATGACTGTACTCGCGCCAACCCGTCCATGAAGGACCAGTGCACCACAACCTATAACAACGCACTGAAAGAAGCCGAGAAGACCGCCCCGAAATATCGGAGTCAGGAAGACTGCGTCGCTGAATTCGGCGAAGCGCAGTGTATTCAGACCCCCGCGACCACCGCATCGGCCCAAAACTCGCCGGCACAGGCCGGTATGACGGCGCAGCCGCAGGAAAGCGGCAGCTTCTGGATGCCGTTAATGGCGGGCTATATGATGGGCCGCATGATGGGCGGCGGCGGATATGCCCAGCAGCCGCTGTTCAGCCCGCGTTCGGCGGCTAGCCCGGCGAATGGTCAGTTCGTCGACGCGAGCGGCAAAAACTATGGCAGCGCGGCAACCGGCCGCACCATCACCGTACCTAAAACCGCGATGACGCCGAAACCTGCGACCACGACCACAACCATGCGCGGCGGCTTCGGCGAGTCCATCACCAGACAGCAACAGCAGTTGAGAAAAGAGCGAGATAACACCGCCTCCCGCTCAGGTTCAAGTTACCGCAGCCACAATTCTATGGGTGGGTAA
- a CDS encoding glutathionylspermidine synthase family protein, which yields MERIAIAERPGWREKATEFGFNFHTMYDEPYWCEEAYYRFTLAQIEELESTTEELNQMCLQVVDNVVNSEALLTQFRIPKHTWDFVRESWKSQQPALYSRLDLAYDGINPAKLLENNADTPTSLFEAAFFQWGWLEDQINAGKLPQNADQYNSIQEQLIERFTALRQQYGFGMLHFTCCQDTEEDRGTVQYLQDCAEEAGITTDFLYIDEIGLGERGQFTDPQDQVISNLFKLYPWEFMLRETFSTKLADAGVRWLEPGWKSIISNKALLPLLWQMFPNHPNLLPAYFAEEEHPLMENYVVKPLFSREGANIEIVQNGQKIASADGPYGEEGKIVQQYHPLPKFGDSYTLIGSWLVGDKACGIGLREDTSLITQDLSRFYPHIILN from the coding sequence ATGGAAAGAATAGCGATAGCGGAACGCCCTGGCTGGCGTGAAAAAGCCACCGAGTTCGGCTTCAATTTTCACACGATGTACGACGAACCCTATTGGTGCGAAGAAGCTTACTATCGGTTCACACTGGCCCAGATCGAAGAGCTGGAGTCTACGACGGAAGAGCTTAACCAAATGTGCCTGCAGGTGGTGGATAACGTCGTCAACAGCGAAGCGCTGCTGACCCAATTTCGAATCCCCAAGCACACCTGGGATTTCGTGCGTGAATCGTGGAAGAGCCAGCAGCCCGCGCTGTATTCCCGGCTGGACTTGGCTTACGACGGCATCAATCCGGCGAAACTGTTGGAAAATAACGCCGACACGCCCACCTCGCTATTCGAGGCGGCATTCTTCCAATGGGGATGGCTGGAAGATCAGATCAACGCTGGGAAACTGCCGCAGAACGCCGATCAGTACAACAGCATTCAGGAGCAACTGATTGAACGCTTCACCGCGCTGCGTCAGCAATATGGTTTCGGGATGCTGCACTTTACCTGCTGTCAGGACACCGAGGAAGATCGCGGCACCGTACAGTATTTGCAGGATTGCGCAGAGGAAGCCGGCATCACGACGGATTTTCTCTACATCGACGAAATCGGTCTGGGTGAACGCGGCCAGTTCACCGATCCCCAGGATCAGGTGATTAGCAACCTGTTCAAGCTCTACCCGTGGGAATTCATGCTGCGGGAAACGTTTTCCACCAAGCTGGCCGACGCGGGCGTGCGCTGGCTGGAGCCAGGTTGGAAGAGCATTATCTCCAACAAGGCGCTGCTGCCGCTGCTCTGGCAGATGTTCCCCAATCATCCGAACCTGCTTCCCGCCTACTTCGCGGAAGAGGAGCATCCGCTGATGGAGAATTATGTCGTCAAACCGCTATTTTCACGTGAAGGCGCGAATATCGAGATCGTCCAGAACGGTCAGAAAATCGCCTCTGCCGACGGTCCTTACGGCGAAGAGGGAAAAATCGTGCAGCAGTACCATCCGCTGCCGAAATTTGGCGACAGCTATACGCTGATCGGCAGCTGGCTGGTCGGCGATAAAGCCTGCGGTATCGGTTTGCGAGAAGATACCTCGTTGATTACACAGGACTTATCTCGGTTCTATCCGCACATCATTCTGAATTGA
- a CDS encoding tetratricopeptide repeat protein encodes MKNMLVMALLLGLHAASFAQYEFAAPETTPHSLAQEITREEQLLRTLREKAEHGSEEDRHQLTDRLLHSNWPPYRAEGIEWLKQEADANDARAQFRLSKIYLGRMPNENDPESGLIYLKKSAEAGFAPAQILMSVVLSKHPQLPRDLEQARQWAGKALNNPDATPQLKEGADNMIAFIEGHSAP; translated from the coding sequence ATGAAAAACATGCTGGTGATGGCACTGCTACTCGGTCTTCATGCGGCTTCGTTCGCGCAATACGAATTCGCCGCGCCAGAAACGACGCCCCACTCTTTGGCGCAGGAAATCACCCGGGAAGAACAACTGCTCAGGACGTTGAGAGAAAAGGCGGAGCACGGCAGCGAAGAAGACCGACATCAGCTCACCGATCGGTTGCTTCACAGTAACTGGCCGCCATACCGGGCGGAAGGCATTGAATGGTTGAAGCAGGAAGCGGACGCCAACGACGCGCGGGCGCAATTCCGGCTAAGCAAAATTTACCTTGGCAGAATGCCCAATGAAAACGACCCGGAAAGCGGACTGATTTACCTGAAAAAGTCGGCAGAAGCCGGTTTCGCTCCCGCGCAAATACTGATGTCTGTCGTGTTGAGCAAGCACCCGCAGTTGCCGAGAGATTTAGAGCAAGCCAGACAGTGGGCTGGAAAAGCCTTAAACAACCCAGACGCCACGCCGCAGTTGAAAGAGGGCGCAGACAATATGATCGCCTTCATTGAAGGACACTCGGCGCCCTAA
- the ygiD gene encoding 4,5-DOPA-extradiol-dioxygenase, translating into MNVSRMPALFLGHGSPMNVLEDNIYTATWRKLGEALPRPKAIVAVSAHWFTRGTAVTAMNAPRTIHDFGGFPQALFDTQYPAPGSPALARQIQQLLAPVQVHLDEREWGLDHGSWGVLIKVFPQADIPVVQLSVDGTQPAEYHYQLGRRLSALRDQGVMMVASGNVVHNLLQVKWEGDMTPYPWASVFNQFVRDNLTYSGDKHPLVNFMQHPDAAMANPSPDHFLPLLYVLGCRRDKEPVSILVDGIEMGSLSMLSVQVG; encoded by the coding sequence ATGAACGTTTCCCGGATGCCCGCACTTTTCCTCGGTCATGGTAGCCCGATGAACGTCCTGGAAGACAATATCTATACGGCGACGTGGCGGAAATTGGGTGAAGCGTTGCCCCGGCCGAAGGCGATAGTGGCCGTCTCCGCCCATTGGTTTACCCGCGGCACTGCGGTGACTGCGATGAACGCGCCGCGGACGATCCATGATTTCGGCGGTTTTCCACAGGCGCTCTTTGATACCCAATATCCTGCACCGGGATCTCCGGCGCTCGCTCGTCAGATCCAGCAATTGCTGGCACCCGTTCAGGTGCATCTCGACGAGCGTGAATGGGGGCTGGATCACGGCAGTTGGGGCGTATTAATCAAGGTATTCCCGCAGGCGGATATTCCGGTAGTGCAGCTGAGCGTCGATGGTACACAGCCGGCGGAGTATCACTATCAACTGGGGCGGCGTTTGTCCGCGCTGCGCGATCAGGGGGTGATGATGGTCGCCAGCGGCAACGTTGTCCACAACCTGCTTCAGGTGAAGTGGGAAGGGGATATGACGCCGTATCCCTGGGCTAGCGTCTTTAACCAGTTTGTCCGCGACAACCTGACGTATAGCGGCGACAAACACCCGCTGGTGAACTTCATGCAGCACCCCGATGCGGCAATGGCTAACCCATCCCCGGATCACTTCCTGCCGCTGCTGTATGTCTTGGGCTGCCGACGTGATAAAGAGCCGGTATCGATACTGGTCGACGGTATCGAAATGGGCTCTCTCAGTATGCTATCGGTGCAGGTTGGCTGA
- a CDS encoding LysR substrate-binding domain-containing protein gives MELRHLRYFVVVAETGSFTAAAKRLNTVQPSLSRQIRDLESYVGTSLFERSGRHIELTQAGRAFLDEARLTLAQADRAVERAREVARGQSGRLTLGFVFGVEAEQLMRVMNALHGELEHVELAMHSQSSPVLITQLKERQIDAAFIRPSRQAQGLSIQTLRSEKLIAALPANHPLAQESVIHLAQFVGEPFICVTREHAPVLYDAIHDYANRHGVALDAAYQSENLMMALSLINSVGGVCLLPEQSVRLFPQGIVALPLAEASPTIELALAWHPENRSAALTAFLAAFRERQHIGSTDGVFDMYR, from the coding sequence ATGGAACTGCGTCATCTCCGCTATTTCGTCGTCGTTGCAGAGACCGGGAGCTTCACCGCCGCCGCCAAACGTCTGAATACGGTGCAACCCTCGCTGAGCCGGCAAATTCGCGATCTGGAGTCCTACGTCGGCACCTCGTTATTCGAACGTTCGGGCCGTCATATCGAATTGACCCAGGCCGGTCGTGCGTTCCTGGACGAGGCTCGACTCACTCTAGCTCAGGCCGACCGCGCAGTAGAACGGGCTCGGGAGGTTGCGCGCGGGCAGTCGGGGCGCTTGACGCTGGGATTTGTGTTCGGCGTGGAGGCCGAACAACTGATGCGGGTGATGAATGCGCTGCATGGAGAACTGGAGCATGTTGAGCTGGCGATGCACAGCCAGTCTTCCCCCGTGCTGATCACACAGCTAAAGGAACGGCAGATCGATGCGGCGTTCATACGGCCTTCCCGTCAGGCGCAAGGACTGAGTATCCAAACGCTGCGCAGCGAAAAACTGATCGCCGCACTGCCTGCCAATCACCCCTTGGCACAGGAATCTGTCATCCATCTCGCGCAATTCGTCGGGGAGCCTTTTATCTGTGTCACGCGCGAGCATGCGCCGGTGCTGTACGATGCCATCCATGATTACGCCAATCGACACGGCGTGGCGCTGGATGCGGCCTATCAGTCGGAGAACCTAATGATGGCTCTCTCGTTAATCAACTCGGTTGGCGGTGTATGTCTGCTGCCGGAACAATCGGTCCGGCTTTTCCCTCAAGGTATCGTGGCGCTGCCGCTAGCTGAAGCGTCGCCCACCATCGAATTGGCTCTGGCCTGGCATCCGGAAAATCGCTCGGCGGCCCTGACGGCGTTCCTGGCCGCCTTTCGGGAACGGCAGCACATCGGCAGCACGGACGGCGTTTTCGATATGTACAGATAG
- a CDS encoding phenolic acid decarboxylase translates to MPDPFESTKPEQLTQFIGKHFIYTYENGWQYEIYLKNDRTIDYRIHSGIVGGRWVRDQEVHIVRLSDDVCKISWDEPTGTTVSVAINFHEKQLHGVIFFPQWVAKDPGKTVCLQNEHLDLMRSYRDAGPTYPKLVIDEFAQVTFVEDCGQNNQEVIACAPSELPEGYAARRN, encoded by the coding sequence ATGCCAGATCCTTTTGAGTCCACCAAACCGGAACAGCTCACCCAGTTCATCGGCAAGCATTTCATCTATACCTACGAGAACGGTTGGCAATACGAGATATATCTGAAGAACGACCGCACCATCGACTATCGCATTCACAGCGGCATCGTCGGCGGGCGCTGGGTACGCGACCAAGAGGTCCACATCGTCCGGCTCTCCGACGACGTGTGCAAAATCTCCTGGGATGAACCCACCGGCACGACGGTCAGCGTAGCGATCAATTTCCATGAGAAACAGTTGCACGGGGTCATTTTCTTCCCGCAATGGGTCGCCAAAGACCCGGGCAAGACGGTCTGCTTACAGAACGAGCACCTTGATCTGATGCGCAGCTATCGCGATGCCGGGCCGACCTATCCGAAGCTGGTGATCGACGAGTTCGCGCAGGTCACCTTCGTTGAAGACTGTGGCCAGAACAACCAGGAGGTGATCGCCTGCGCGCCCTCCGAACTGCCAGAAGGCTATGCGGCGAGGCGCAATTAA
- the rsmI gene encoding 16S rRNA (cytidine(1402)-2'-O)-methyltransferase, whose protein sequence is MKQDQQAEISASTLYIVPTPIGNLGDITQRALDVLKSVDLIAAEDTRHTGLLLQHFAINARLFALHDHNEQQRAEQLLSRLQSGMSVALVSDAGTPLINDPGYHVVRLCREAGVRVVPLPGACAAIAALSAAGLASDRFCYEGFLPAKTKARKDTLQAMLEEPRTLIYYESTHRLLDSLRDMVAVLGPQRYVVLARELTKTWESIYGAPVAELLAWVEEDDNRRKGEMVLIVEGYHPDDSALPAEALRTLALLQAELPLKKAAALAAEIHGVKKNALYRYALEQDGTK, encoded by the coding sequence ATGAAACAAGACCAACAAGCAGAGATTTCCGCCTCTACCCTTTACATTGTCCCGACGCCTATCGGCAACCTGGGAGACATTACTCAGCGCGCGTTGGACGTTTTGAAAAGCGTCGATCTCATTGCGGCGGAGGATACTCGTCATACCGGTTTATTGTTACAGCATTTCGCGATTAATGCGCGGCTGTTCGCACTGCACGATCACAATGAACAACAGAGAGCGGAACAATTGCTGAGCCGTTTGCAAAGTGGAATGAGCGTGGCGCTGGTTTCTGACGCGGGAACGCCGTTGATTAACGATCCGGGTTATCACGTGGTGAGGCTGTGCCGTGAAGCGGGGGTGCGCGTAGTGCCGCTGCCGGGGGCGTGTGCGGCGATTGCCGCGCTTTCCGCCGCGGGGCTGGCGTCGGACCGTTTCTGTTATGAAGGATTCCTGCCGGCGAAAACAAAGGCGAGAAAAGACACGCTGCAGGCGATGCTGGAAGAGCCGCGTACATTGATTTACTACGAGTCCACGCATCGATTGCTGGATAGCCTGCGCGATATGGTCGCCGTACTGGGACCGCAGCGTTATGTCGTGCTGGCGCGTGAGCTCACTAAAACCTGGGAGTCCATTTATGGCGCGCCGGTGGCCGAGCTTCTGGCGTGGGTAGAAGAGGACGATAACCGCCGCAAAGGCGAAATGGTGCTGATCGTTGAAGGATATCATCCCGACGACAGCGCGTTGCCCGCGGAGGCGCTGAGAACGCTGGCGCTGCTGCAGGCCGAGCTACCCCTGAAAAAGGCGGCGGCGCTGGCCGCCGAGATCCACGGCGTGAAAAAGAACGCTTTGTACCGTTATGCGCTGGAGCAAGACGGTACAAAGTGA